The DNA segment AAAAGTGCCCATGCCATACCTGCCCGAAACCGTGTGCTTCTCACAGGAACCCCTGTGCAGAACAACTTGAGGGAGATGTGGGCTCTGTTTGACTTTGCTTGTCAAGGTGCCTTGTTGGGCACATCGAAAACATTCAAAACGGAGTACGAGAACCCAATAACACGCGCCAGGGAGAAGGATGCCACACCGGGAGAAAAGACTCTGGGATTAAAAATGTCGCAAAACCTAATTGCTATCATTCAACCATACTTTCTTCGCAGGACAAAAGCTGATGTGCAGAAAAAGAATTCCGAAAAGGAAAAGGAGCAACGTTCCAAGACAGAAAATGGCGATATTGAAGTCTCAGAAACGGAAAAGTACAATGGCACGATCATGCCTGAACTGAGGAGGAAGAATGACCTGATCATTTGGACATACTTGAGTGATGTCCAGGAGGACATTTACAGGCAATTCCTTTCTCTAGACCACATCAAGGAGCTGctaaccaccaccaggtcaCCTCTGGCTGAGCTCAATGTTATAAAAAAACTCTGTGACCACCCTCGGCTCCTGTCTGCCGCAGCCATGGCCCAGTTGGGCCTGCACGACTCTACACCCGAGAACCTACAGGCTAAAGAAGAAAAGGGGACATCCCACAGCCTCGACGGTATCCCTGACGACATATTAATAGCAGAGTCTGGGAAAATGGTGTTTctgatggagctgctggagaggCTCAAAATGGAAGGGCACCGGACACTTGTCTTCGCCCACTTCCGAAAGGTTCTTGATATCCTTGAAAGACTCTTGGGAAACAGAGGCTTCAAAACGATTAGGCTTGATGGAACGATAACCAAGctggatgagagagagcgacTGATCTCCCTTTTCCAAAACGACAAGCGATACTCTGTCTTTCTTCTGACCACACAGGTGGGGGGAGTCGGCATCACCTTGACGGCAGCAAACCGGGTGGTAATCTATGACCCCAGCTGGAACCCAGCCACAGACGCCCAGGCCGTGGACCGGGCATACCGCATCGGACAGACGGAGAACGTGGTCATCTATCGACTGATCACCTGCGGCACTGTAGAGGAGAAGATTTACAGACGTCAGGTGTTCAAAGACTCCATCATCAGACAGACAACCGGAGACAAGAGGAATCCCTTCCGCTACTTTAGCAAGCAGGAACTGAAGGAGCTGTTTACCCTGCAAGAGACGcggtcctcctccacccagatgCAGCTGCAGTCTCTGCATTCACGTCACAGACGGACCGACCCCGTGCTGGATGAGCACATCGCTTACCTTCACTCTATGGAAATGTTTGGGATTTCCGATCACGACCTCCTGTTCTCCCTGGATTCCAACCagaatgatgatgaagaagatccTGAAGACCAGGAGGCCCAGCAGTACATTGAGGGGCGGGTTCGGAAGGCTGAGGTGCTAATGAAGGCAGAGTCTGAGCTGCACATGCAGCTGGCAGAGAATATGGAGTCAAGCACGGAACCTGCGTGGCACCGTCGGCCAACGCAACCAGACAAGGAGATGTCCAATGGAAGACGAGTTCCAAACCGTAAACCCAGATCCCCCATAGTGTACATTGAAGATGGCTCGGATGGGTCACCAGTTGTTGTTGAACTGGACCAATCTGGATCCACCAAGGAGGAAAGTGAACAGAAAAATACAAATGGGTTCATTGATCTAACAATTGATGACGGTATGGAAGGAAAACAACCAGACCTCTCGTCAGATACTACTGAACCAAATGCCTCTCCCAGACAACATTCCTTCACGGTTGAACAGAGTGAGGTTAAGGCAGAGGACAACTCTGTACACAATGTGTCATCAGATATGAAGTCTGATGATGCTACTTCCGAATATAACGCAAGCCTGGATGGTTCTGTCTCAGGTGATATCCATGACCGTAAACAGCTCGATCAAGAGTCCTTCTATGAACTGGACAACTATAAGAACCAAGCAACTGCTATGGATGAAGAGCCCCGACTCGATGAGCCCCTGCCTGGTCAAAGACCCTCTATCCTAAAAATCTCCAATGTGAGCTTCAACGACGAGGAAGCTTCCATGAGCGCTTCAGAGGTCAAGACTTTTGAAGAAAATTTTCATCTACTGCTAGATGACAGTGAAAATGCCATATCCACTGTTCACGACCTTCTGGAGGAACCAGATGTTGAAGCTCAAGAGATGAAGTTGCTCTCGGAGCTTCAGATGCAGGGGAGCTTCAATATAGACAAGTCCTTGGCAGAATTTAAACAGGAGCACAGGATGAGCCTCAACCACTCCTATGTCTCTGAATCTGACCATTCAGGCAATGAATCAATTATCAAGACCAAGAAGAAACGGGTAGCAGTGTTCTCCGATAGTGAAGAAGAGGGGGAAAATGATGAGGAGCTACGACGGATGTCCCGCAACTTAACTGACTCTTTCCAAGCATTGGAAGCATCCACCCCAAAAACATTGCCCTCAGGACGCACTCCTCTCCAGGCCAGGAGAAGCTTTGGAGGAAACATCTCTGTTGCTTCCAGACGATCTATGATTGAATCCATAGTGGAGGATGTGGAGAACGATTTGGATTTTGAGGAGGAGCAATTTTCAGAAAATATATCGGGAGTTGTAGGTGGAGATTCAGAAGAAACAAGTGTGCATTCTGTGGACAAACTTGAGATAGATGAGACCAAAGGAGAGATTATTCTgatggagagtgaggaagaTGAAAATGACCAAGAGAGCGACGTCAGTGCATCATTGGGCGTGTCGCAGTCTGGGGGAGATGCAAAATCGATTTTGGAGGATTCAACCACGGATCCACAATCTGCCTCTGTTCATAGTGAAAGCAATGGTTCTGACCAAATGGCAAGCGGCTCCGACCAGTCATTTGATTCTGAGGGAAAGAGTTATGAGGAACTGGTCTGCAGAGGGAAGCAGTACTACGGTGAAGGGAAGTTACAAGATGCTCTGGACTTATTCTTGAAGGCTATCGACATCTCCAGTGGTGATAATGAAATTCAGCTATTGGTTATCCAGTTGTACCGACAGATGAGCGATCAAAGAAGATCAAGTCTGCCAAGAAAATTCCCCCGATAAGCAACATTTAGACCTGTTTTCTATAAAATTTTTCTCTAATTGTATCTAATAAGAGGCCGTCTTGCATAACATATGTTTCAGCTACATATTCAATCTATgctatatttaattatatacaATAATGTACAGTTTAACACAGTGCAAATTCATTGTTGAATTGGATGTTTGCTCTTTTCATTGGAATGTTTGACCCTTTGTCATATCTAGtcgatttaaatattttaatgatAAATGTTACACATTCCGGGGTACAGCAGCCATGTTAAGAGTTTGTTTtaatttgttctcttttttgCCTGTTCTAAACAAATTTTAAATAAATGCCGTTAACTTTGGAGTAAGAATGGATATTTGCCAAAAAACGACCAACCTATTCGCCACGAGCTGTAAATAACGGTAACGACGAGGAATATTGATCCCGAATGGGGAATTTGAAGTTTCAAAGAAAAATAATCaatgtaaaaaaattataaataaatatgcagtTAGACAGAGTTTATAATTTGGGCAATTAAATGGATTTGTATTCTTGACAAGAAAATGAGTTGACCCATGTTTACTTGACAGTATGAGGATTTATTGAACTTTGATAGGTtaggatattgttttcattcaAGTTTTAATGAGTTACATcagacccaaaaaaaaaaagccaaccaTTACATCAGATGGTTGGCTTTACAATTGTGCGGAAAGGTTATTTTTCTTCTAACTAAAAAACATTCTTATATTCTTAAATCCCACTTAAACATCGAAATCAAATTTTTGGGTCTACCGTGTTGTCTACAAGTTACAACTCTGACTCGCACGCTGCTTCATGCCAGTTATACCTTGTATTAATATATTTGGTAAAATCTATCAAACATATTTAATAGATACGTAAAAACCCAAATTAAAGTCACTCATAGAGCCCTCGTTATTCGTGAAAGACTTTTACTCTGAAAAACGTTTACCGGAAGTGCCGTGAATTGTCCAGGCGTTAGGCGTTTTATGCTTGGTGAACAATTATAGGAGGGTTTACTGACTTGGAACGAAACGGTCAACTGTGATTGCTTTTTTGTTTAGATACCCCACAGGGCTACGATATAACGGCGACCTGTACTGGTGACAAGGACGACAAGTATTGTGGAACCGGCAAGTCGAACGGTTATCAGAAGAATGGCACGGCCAAAGAAAAAAACTTGCCAATGTCTAACGTTATAGCCTTTTGCTAAAACATACGGCTGTTTAATTATTGTACAACGAACGACTCAACCAAgacaactttattttatttgttttactttttttgtcCACACGACGTGGGTTTGACATTTGCCATATAAAATGGAGGTGACATTCCTTTTGAATGTATATTCCACACTTTTGTGCCTCTTTGCCGTTCTGAATGGACTCGCCGACTGTACTGGAGGTACGTCAATAATACATCGTACTAACGCTATAGTGTGTCGGTTAGTGCGTTAACTCTACACCGTTATGGGACATCTTTCAGCTCCCAATTTGTTCAAGATGAACTACCCGCCCGTTTACTGACGACGATTTAGTTACACACCGGCCGAATGAACTCAAGACTACGATATTAGTTGCCTACCACTACTCTGGTTTAAAGCACATTATTGTGTTATTTTCTCTGTCCTAAACAGAAGCATACACTACCCATATTGTCTTCAATATTACCACTTTGCCCCATGACGTAAATCTGGACAATATAATGATCTTGATTCCGTGTTAAAATGGTCGATATTGCCTAGGATTTCTGTTATTGGAATAATGGAAATCAGCATAGCTGTCCATTATTGTGCTCAAAGTCTGCAGTACGTTATTGAGCGTATACAAACTGgacataggcctatacaatGCCTCTACTCAAATGGTCATTATTTGTACTATACATATTTCTGTATTTCCCAAATAGTCAGCTAATAATTACTGCAAAGCATGCGGTGTACTAGGTGAACATTATCAGTGCACATTTAATTTAGCCTAACATTTCCCATTTTCTCCTTTACGTATcctcttatgtgtgtgtttctttattatCAGCATAATCCAATGCCCCCTGCGACACTAACTGCTGGTCTGCTCTACTGACAGGATGGTAGAGGATAATGAAGTTACTTTAATATGACTTGAGAGCAGACATAGTCCTTAATGTCTAAAGAGCTGCTACTCAGCACCTATTTGAATAAGTATGTGAATTGGCTTCGAGTCCTAACAGCAGCCATTTCCTGGCAGACTCAGATGCCTGTATGTTGCAATGTTGACATCCCGGAAAGAGTGAGACACACATTACTGGCATGTGTAAAACATCTTTCACTTCCTATATGTGAGGGTTACACAGAGTTtaacaaacagaacaaatattcaacacaaagaaaaaggaaaataagTGATTTTCGATGTTTGAGTGGTGTATTTGAAACACAATCTTTGGTGGACCCTGTGAATCTCTACATGTGTTCACATTGAACACAGCCTACATTACGATTGAACTTTGTATATGATCAGTGTTTAGCCAATATTATAATCATTGTTATTCATTATCTATGATCAGTTGAATAGTGGTTAGTCTATATTCAGACAAAGGATCTGTATCAagcaaatatatctatatacacacaTTGTGTGGATCAGGTATTTTTTTGGACCAAGCAATGTGCCGTCTGTAAGCATCTTAAGCAGTTTACGGCTGGAATTACGCTGCATGCTGAACAGCTAGAGTTCTTGACCCCCAATGGCACCCTACACACCAGTCAGCCTCCCAAACATGATCACATTTCTGTTGAGTCATTTCTCAGGGGACACGGCTCCAACTAGTCATTTATAGTTTGCCATTCTCCCATTGGTCGATTAGATACGATAGCAGTCTTTACTAAGTATAGTCATAATAGaactctgaagaataagtcttGCCTCCgagtggaatctagatggaaagAGTGTTTAGTTCAAAACCTGAGcggcttttacttcttcgccacctacagagtttgttatgtacgatcatttaATAACCCCATGCTATTTCCCATAGATATTTAACCGATGGAaccaggagcctcggaggcTGTACATAatcttcagaggtctataggGGTGATTTTGATTTGACATGATAAGAGTCAACCGAAACTACCCCTATTATCCtcaatgtttgcatgtgttaatgTCTGTCTTAGATAGTACggattagggatgggcatttgaagaaatttccttgatcgagcatcgctagagttatcgatcaattatcgattaatcattaacttttttctagtctatattgaaattcccgttggtagaaaatgcagcatgtttttatcaatgaaatctttattccaacaataatgtatgggccaacattaatacaatacagttaacttgaagacctacaactgtttaacagttttaaaataataaatacaggcattataggttataggcctatgcggcgctcgtaaagtccgaacaatgcgcctacaggcgctcttaaaggtttggaaacgattcaacaagactaaatctgtagcctattccaattacaataagtagccaacttatcggacaacaataatcaaacaaaggcagtaggctaaaagtgggcataaaacggtataactgttttgaaaaaacgggggGAAAAAGGCCGACACATAATGcctataggctgcagccggcgcgcggaaaaggctcgcaacaaaaagatgagccacccatttacaaacaattgcatgaactagtctatctaaaagcaataccttattgaacatattatatataaggctgaacttgttgctaaaatatcacagttttggcaaaatgtaacgactccaagaggcaccaagccgaaagaaaagcggagcgacagacaacacattaagaaaaaaaagagcgactcacatacggtggtgactgtccctactgtccctagcataactccagcctacatatttttatttaggaatataagcatgttaacatgctcgcgggtcagacgcgaacgcagccttgtaactgtcagtccagcagcagaaaacaacccgctctgacgggaccgaagttgcggggatgcagaggtattgtcgcgctaactttgacaggaaccttcttccattcactttccaccagtcggcagggtggtatttctcccacatagacagtgatattcaattaaatgcttcaagactcacagtatgcaacacaacgtccttttgatcgataacaatataaattgatcgacgcatttcttaacgatcgattatcgagcatcgattaattatgcccatccctagtacgGATACAGCTGAAGATACGTCATAATGACCATCTTTCACGTTACAGCTAGGTTGTCATCTGGCTGGCTTTGTGGAGACACGATCACATCAACTATTGCCCGCAGATGGCACAACCTACTACAGGTTACACACAAGGGAAGCCCTATGTCcagtattcgtgtgtgtgtgtgtttgggtgcgcaatgcgcattcacacacgcatacttgGATTGCGTCTCCTCTGTGTGTACCAACATCATTTATTTGAGTTGGGTTTGTGATGGAAATTCTATGAACTGCATTGACAACGTAACTGTCTTAGtttattgtaaaaataaaaaaagaataaaaaagttTTCTCTGCGCAGAGAGGCCCCTCAACAATGCCCCCTGCGACACTAACTGCTGGTCTGCTCTACTGACAGGATGGTGGAGGATAATGAAGTTACTTTAATATGACTTGAGAGCAGACATAGTCCTTAATGTCTAAAGAGCTGCTACTCTGCACCTATTTGAATAAGTATGTGAATTGGCTTCGAGTCCTAACAGCAGCCATTTCCTGGCAGAGATGCCTGTATGTTGCAATGTTGACATCCCGGAAAGAGTGAGACACACGTTACTGGCATGTGTAAAACATCTTTCACTTCCTATATGTGAGGTTTACACAGagtttaaaaaacagaaaaatattcaacacaaagaaaaaggaaaataagTGATTTTCGATGTTTGAGTGGTGTATTTGAAACACAATCTTTGGTGGCATCTGTGTGGACCCTGTGAATCTCTACATGTGTTCACATTGAACACAGCCTACATTGCGATTGAACTTTGTATATGATCAGTGTTTAGCCAATATTATAATCATTGTTATTCATTATCTATGATCAGTTGAATAGTGGTTAGTCTACATTCAGACAAAGGATCTGTATCAaacaaatatatctatatacacacaTTGTGTGGATCAGGTATTTTTTTGGACCAAGCAATGTGCCGTCTAAGCATCTTAAGCAGCTTACGGCTGGAATTACGCTGCATGCTGAACAGCTAGAGTTCTTGTCACCCAATGGCACCCTACACACCAGTCAGCCTCCCAAACATGATCACATTTCTGTTGATTCATTTCTCAGAGGAAACGGCTCCAACTAGTCATTTATAGTTTGCCGTCCTCCCATTGGTCGATTAGATACGGTAGCACTCTTTACTAACTATAGTCATAataatagacctctgaagaataggTCCCGCCTCCgagtggaatctagatggaaagAGTGTttagttcaaaacgtgagcggcttttacttcttcgccacctacagagtttgttatgtacgatcattcaaaaacccaatgttatttcccatagataTTTAACCGATGGAaccaggagcctcggaggcgggacttattcttcagaggtctataggGGTGATGTTGATTTGACATAAGAGTCAATCGAAACTACCCCTATTATCCtcaatgtttgcatgtgttaatgTCTGTCTTAGATACGGATACAGCTGAAGAGACGTCATAATGACCATCTTTCGCGTTACAGCTAGGTTGTCATCTGGCTGGCCTTGTGGTGACACGATCACATCAACTATTGCCCGCAGATGGCACACACTACTACAGGTTACACACAAGGGAAGCCCTATGTCcagtattcgtgtgtgtgtgtttgggtgcgcaatgcgcattcacacacgcatactggGATTGCGTCTCCCCTGTGTGTACTAACATCATATATTTGAGTTGGGTTTGTGATGGAAATTCTCTGAACTGTATTTACAACGTAACTGTCTTAAAGAAAAGTTGTCTCTGCGCAGAGAGGCCCCTCAACACAACAACCATACAAAGGTAGAATTGCGGAAGTGAGGCCAGAAAGATTGGCAGCACACTGCAGATAGGGATGCTCCTACTCCCTTCGGCCCAGGATGTAGCTGTGAATCAGCCGAGGCCATCTGTCCTTTTTACTAAATTTGCCATGCAATCAATGATCATTTAGATGTGGGTTTTCTGAGATCACAAAGATGTCACCTTGAACCACTTGAACCCAGCCCCATCCACCCCCATCATCCTGTGTGGCTCCCCAGTCGACTCTGTGGAGTCCTGCTGCTTCCTGGGCACCATCATCACCCAGGACCTAAAATGGGAGCTCAACATCAGGTCCCTCACCAAAAAAGGCCAGCAGAGGATGTTCTTCCTGCGCCAGCTGAAGAAGTTCAACCTGCCAGAGATTATGTTGGTGCACTTCTAAACTGCCATCATTGAGTCCATCCTCACCTCATCCATCACTGTCTGGTACACTGCTGCTATGGCTAAGGACAAGAGCAGACTGCAGCGTATCATACGCCCTGTGGAGAAGGTGATTGGCTGCAACCTTCCatccctccaggacctgcacaGCTCCAGGGCTCTGAGGCGGGCAGGCAGGATCATGGCCGACCCCTCCCATCCTGGTCACAGTCTATTTGGAACTCTCCCCTCTGGCAGGAGGCTGCGGTCCATCAGGACCAAAACCTCCCGCCACTTGAACAGTTTCTTCCCCTTTTCAGTTGGGTTCCTTAACAGGTCCCAGGACCACcacaatataaacaagcagggaCATAAAATAtaaaccaccacccccactgactgaaactgactctggcactcatacccatcaccaatttgtaaattcttatacatttttaagtatctttta comes from the Gadus chalcogrammus isolate NIFS_2021 chromosome 6, NIFS_Gcha_1.0, whole genome shotgun sequence genome and includes:
- the ercc6l gene encoding DNA excision repair protein ERCC-6-like, whose translation is MSDEEIMNVSRSDQNIACISDKLEKLMSTETNDKMDIYHSYIKDGKNAARQGDMSKALDFFKRAHKIHPSEKLKSRIQKIEELIAEQASESEDEEFVNIDNSGLMLFRELHDKLYEHQIKGVSFMYSLHRDGLKGGILADDMGLGKTIQVIAFLSGMYDAELVKHTLLVLPTSLITNWTKEFAKWTPGMRVKEFHGTSKVERTRNLEKVQRRGGVVITTYQMLILNCQQIASYNGQEFKWDYMILDEAHKIKTSSTKTAKSAHAIPARNRVLLTGTPVQNNLREMWALFDFACQGALLGTSKTFKTEYENPITRAREKDATPGEKTLGLKMSQNLIAIIQPYFLRRTKADVQKKNSEKEKEQRSKTENGDIEVSETEKYNGTIMPELRRKNDLIIWTYLSDVQEDIYRQFLSLDHIKELLTTTRSPLAELNVIKKLCDHPRLLSAAAMAQLGLHDSTPENLQAKEEKGTSHSLDGIPDDILIAESGKMVFLMELLERLKMEGHRTLVFAHFRKVLDILERLLGNRGFKTIRLDGTITKLDERERLISLFQNDKRYSVFLLTTQVGGVGITLTAANRVVIYDPSWNPATDAQAVDRAYRIGQTENVVIYRLITCGTVEEKIYRRQVFKDSIIRQTTGDKRNPFRYFSKQELKELFTLQETRSSSTQMQLQSLHSRHRRTDPVLDEHIAYLHSMEMFGISDHDLLFSLDSNQNDDEEDPEDQEAQQYIEGRVRKAEVLMKAESELHMQLAENMESSTEPAWHRRPTQPDKEMSNGRRVPNRKPRSPIVYIEDGSDGSPVVVELDQSGSTKEESEQKNTNGFIDLTIDDGMEGKQPDLSSDTTEPNASPRQHSFTVEQSEVKAEDNSVHNVSSDMKSDDATSEYNASLDGSVSGDIHDRKQLDQESFYELDNYKNQATAMDEEPRLDEPLPGQRPSILKISNVSFNDEEASMSASEVKTFEENFHLLLDDSENAISTVHDLLEEPDVEAQEMKLLSELQMQGSFNIDKSLAEFKQEHRMSLNHSYVSESDHSGNESIIKTKKKRVAVFSDSEEEGENDEELRRMSRNLTDSFQALEASTPKTLPSGRTPLQARRSFGGNISVASRRSMIESIVEDVENDLDFEEEQFSENISGVVGGDSEETSVHSVDKLEIDETKGEIILMESEEDENDQESDVSASLGVSQSGGDAKSILEDSTTDPQSASVHSESNGSDQMASGSDQSFDSEGKSYEELVCRGKQYYGEGKLQDALDLFLKAIDISSGDNEIQLLVIQLYRQMSDQRRSSLPRKFPR